Part of the Sulfuricella denitrificans skB26 genome is shown below.
GCGCAGGGCAGGCCGACTCGCAGGGATGTTGAAACAACTATTTAGCTGCGACCCATTATGCCCGATATCGTTCCCTCAGGATTGAAGCGTATCACAGGAATAACAAGGTGGGCGATCTCTGCTGCCGATGGATGTTTTTGCGTCGCACCGATAGGCTTCGTAGCCTGGTCAGCTAAGGATGGTTGGGTGGAGCGTAGCGATACCCAACACTTGCCAGCGATGAGTATCGCGTTGCTCAACCCATCCTACGCCGCGTTTGTCTCCATTAATTCTAATCTGGTTAAAATCGGCAACAGCGCAAGCCCGGTTCGTTGCTCAAAGACTATCGACTTTGCCTTCAGCTCATCCAGTGAAATGTTGATGACGCCTGCGGTTGACGCGAAAGCAATCGTGTTTCCGCTTTTGCACTTGGGGAACATCAGGGTGCGGTCTTCAAAAGCAGATTCGATATGCGCGAAACCGCCTTTTACCCCGTGACTCAAACCGATCAGATTGACCACCAGCAAGCCTGGCTCGCTTAGCCGTGAGAGGCATGCCCGATAAAAAGGCAGCGTATTGAGATCGCCGGGGTGAGCGTGCTCATTAAAACCATCAACCAGGATCAGATCGAAAGTCTGGTCGCTGGCCATCATGTAATCGACACCGTCGCCTATCACCATTTTCAATCGCACCGGATCATCCGGCAGCCCGAAGTGCTCGCTAGCCACATCCACCAGACGCGCATCGATTTCCACCACCGTCAGATGAGCCAGCGGGCAGTGGCGGTATAGGAATTTTGTCAGCGAGCCTGCGCCGAGGCCGATCAACAGGATGTTGCGCGGAAAGCGGTTTTCATCGCGCATCAGCAAACACGCCATCATCACCTGCGTGTACTCCAGCTCCAGAGCCCAGGGCCGCGTGACCCGCATCGCGCCTTGCATCCATCGCTTATTAAAATGCAGCGTGCGCAGGCCGTTACTTTCCCGAATATCTATTGAAAAATCCATAGGCCCATTACTGGGACTCAGTGAGTGAATCAGCGCACTCTGAGTTGTTTTCATTCAGGGTTTGCCGAATAAGTCGTCGAGCGGATTCTTGCTGGCAGGAGGGGTGCCGGGCTTGCGCACTATAAAGGGCGTGCCTGTGTGCTCAGCGAGTTGGCGTGCCTTCTCGGAAGCGCGCATCAAGGCTTGCGGAACTTTTTGCAGCTCAGGGTCTTTAGAATGGGAAACAGGTGCTTTCATGGCGGTCAGTTTTCTTCCAGTTATCGTAGGTTGGGTGGAGTGTAGCGATACCCAACAATGGCAAGCGATGGGTATCGCGTCGCTCAACCCATCCTACGTACTTAGGTAACGATCAGGGCAGGCCATGATCTCCAAAATACCTTAAGCTGCCTGCTTTTCATGTAATCCCTCCCACCCTATGCACGCCAGCCATACATATTGCGGAATCGGTTTGCGGCCGTTTCGGTAGTAGGCAATCATGCGGCGGCTCATGCCCAGAGCCTGTGCGGCGCTATCGAGGGTGAGATTGTTGCGGTACATCCAGCCAAAGAACATTTCGTGGGAGGCTTTACCCATTTGTTCG
Proteins encoded:
- a CDS encoding fused MFS/spermidine synthase; the protein is MKTTQSALIHSLSPSNGPMDFSIDIRESNGLRTLHFNKRWMQGAMRVTRPWALELEYTQVMMACLLMRDENRFPRNILLIGLGAGSLTKFLYRHCPLAHLTVVEIDARLVDVASEHFGLPDDPVRLKMVIGDGVDYMMASDQTFDLILVDGFNEHAHPGDLNTLPFYRACLSRLSEPGLLVVNLIGLSHGVKGGFAHIESAFEDRTLMFPKCKSGNTIAFASTAGVINISLDELKAKSIVFEQRTGLALLPILTRLELMETNAA